Within Anolis sagrei isolate rAnoSag1 chromosome X, rAnoSag1.mat, whole genome shotgun sequence, the genomic segment GTTGTCTTTGGGACAGAAGCATAACAAGTGGGTTAAGACAAATCAAGTGCATTACAAAACCTTTCATGACTGCTATAACATTCCTGCAAAACAAGCCAGTAATACTATCAGACCCATAGTGCTGATGGATGAAGACTAAGTGAATGTGGATTATTCAGTGTTGAATTGAGATAACAACACTTTGAATTAGGAGCACAATTCAGTCTCTAAATAAGTGACCTCTTGTATCCTTCCAGACCTTGGTGGTCTACCAAAATGTTTACAgtggatgggagttgcagtccaagcacATCCAGAGGGTGACTGTCCCTGATATGCTGGGCAGGCGGAACCACAGTCCACTTGAACCCAGATGCACCCTGCCCAGATTGGCCCTCTACACTGGCTGGAAGAGGATCCCATTAGGGCCAAATCCATGGTACCCGATCCTCACCGTGGCTCTCCTGCTGCAGTTGCTCCAGACTGTAGGTCCCGGACAGGATGTTGGCCTGGCGGCGGAAGCTCTGTCCAAAGGGGTGCCGCCCGCCGGATACAACGTAGTAGAAGACGCAGCCGGCAGAGAAGAGGTCCACTGCGCAGGTCTGCCGGGAATTAACCAGTAATTGGGAAACTGTTTGGTTTCCCAGGATCCAAATCAAGGGCTTCCATCCCAGGATAGGGAACTTTCTCAATCTGGCCCCAAAGGGCTCCCCAGAGGGCCAGACTATTTCATTCCCCATGGCACCATCCTTGGCTCATCCCCActtggccattcagcccaacctCCTTCTTCTGGGCAGGATGGCACAATCTAAACCCACCTGGCAAATGATCATCTAACCATAGATATGAttgcaagagagagaaggagttAATAgacaaatagacagacagacagacagacagacagacagacagacagatatactGTACTCACTTTTTCGGCTGAATCACTTTGCCAAAATTAGGATGTGCATTAAAATCtcataatatggtaatcttagtgctgagccaaaggcAAAGAGCAGCTTCAGGAGATGCACCTGAAACTCCTCTTTGAGGggtgtcatctctaatttaatggccagggctcaatgcgatgcaatcctgggatttgtagtatgctGAAGTGCCAGCattctttggtggagaaggccccagatcttgtaaaaccaccacccccatgactccatagcactgaatcaaggcagttaaagaggattcattctacagcacagatgtaccccaaggttttccttttccATAGCTGGAAGCTTTGTTGTCCTAATACTTTTGTTTTTAGAGAAGGAACTTTAAGCAGGGAGCAACTGTATGGGCCATATTACAAACAGGTCACcttttgctgctgtgcattatattagtcagcaaatacttttttcggtttcaggattttgaaagtGGAGATGCACATGAGATTCAGTGGCGCATTACACCAGAGTGAATACAGGTAGTCGAGATAtagatatacagtagagtcttgcttatccatcataaacgggctggcagaacgttgggtaagcaaaaatgttggataataaagagggattaaggaaaagcctattaaacgtcaaattacgttatgattttacaaattaagcaccaaaacctcatgttttacaataaatcaacaggaaaagcagttcaatgcatggtaaTGTTACGTAGCAATTACTGAAttaacaaatttagcaccaaaacatcgcaaggtattgaaacagctgtggatccaagtgggaggcagactgcgttggacattacagaacgttggatgagcgagggttggataagcgagactctactgcatatGCACATGCATACATCCACATATGATAGATatatcatagactcctagagttggaaaagacctgccaagccatgcaggaaaaccacaaagcACTCCATCAGGTGACTATCCATTTTGCACTATTGGAACTGCTTGTCCCTGGTACCTGACCACCCTGATGTAAATGTTGGCCTTGGAGTAGCCGGAGAAGGGCCTAGAATGCAATGGAATAGCTCTCTCCTCACTGCCGCACTCACGGGGTTCTCTGTGGGGTCCTCCCTCAGCAGCTCTGGTGCAATCCATCCCTCGGTTCCCGGGACCCCTGACCGGAGGCTGAAACTCTGGCGGCCCCCTTGGAGCTTCTTGCAAAGGCCAAAGTCAGAGATGACTGCACGGATCCGGCCGTGAGCATCAGGGGATGAGACCAGGATGTTGCAGGGCTTCAGGTCACGGTGGACTGGAGGAAGAACAGCATGAGAGAAaggaggtcacactctctcacaaTCCTCCTCTAAGAAAACCTTACCCAGAATAAACCTTTGAGGAGTGTCAGGGTTAGAGTGTTAGATCCCAGGGTTTCAATGTTatgcaagtcatgctctctcagtcTTTGAGGAAGGCAACGGAAGCGAAATCCTGCCCAGAAAACCCAAGGAATGAAGCTGGGGTACTAAATGAGGAAAAGGCCCCAGTTAATTGCTTGCTCCTTCTTACCGATACTAAGGGAATGGAGGTGAGCCAAGCCAGACATGGTTTGGTAAAGCACTGTTTTCAGATCCAGGCCTCGCCGTGGGAAGTCTGGGGTCTCCACATACTACAAATGCAAAAGAGAATACAATCAGGAGGAAATCTTAATtgggaaaaacaaacaaagcaggtACAATACACAATGAtatttccttctttggagtcctATGCTCAATAGATGGAGGTGGGTTTTGTCAAAAGGAAGAACAGCAATCCACctttttcatggacagaatcaatGTTTGCTTTCAGCCTTGAATATTTCCACGAGCGGCAAACGGGAACCCAATGAGGCAAGAGGACAGGACTTGCGCTCCTTTGCAATGCACAACTACCTCTACCTCTACACACATAGAGGTAATTCATGGACCAGATCCCTGGGTCCTGGACTCCTTTGGGGAAGGAGGCCCAGAGGGGGGTGCACCCATCTCCTGATCCCCAGGAAGAGAAGGGGGCACTCTGTGCCTTGAACCCAGAGCATCCCCGCTTTGAAAGCCCTGGCTGCTCACCTCTTGCAATGTGGCAGAGCAGAGCTCAATGGCGATGTAGCGGAACTGCTGGTCAGCCTCTGTGCAGAAATAGCGCACAACATTGGGGTGTTCATCTGACTCCCGGAGCAGCTGCACCTCACGGTCCACCAGGGATACGCAGGAAGGCAGCAGGCGTTTCACCGCCACCGGACGGCCCTCAAAGCGGCCCCTAGAGAAGGGGAGGATCGGGAGAAGGATGCAGACCCCAAGAGTTAAAGcagatagaaataaagtaatgGATTCTTGCAcagggaaggtaggtaggtaggtagaaagggggaaggaagaaaaagaaagaaagaaagaaagaaagatgataggaaggagagaaaagaggggcTGGAAGCAaccaaggaaggagaggaaggaaggaaggaaggaaggaaggaaggaaggaaggaaggaaggaaggaaggaagtcttcTGCAATTGGCATTTGATTTTTGCCAGGTCACTTgggcaaggatttttttttgttctggctCAAATTGAGTTCTCCAATGCTGTCTGTGGATGGGGTTCATTGtcctggaggaaggaaggaaggagggaaggaaggaaggaaggggaaggggaagggaagggaaagggagggaaagggaaagagaaagggaaggaaaagagaatggaagggaaggggtggggaggggaggggaggagaggaaggtaaaGGAAAGGAggtaatggaaggaaggaaagaaggaaggacatagaggaaggagggaggggaaaggaggggaaggaaggagagctcattttgaacacacacacattgctCCATTACCACTCACCTGAAAACAAAGGTGCCTCCTGCCCCTCGGCCCAGCACTTCCTTGGGGCTGAAGGAGATCTTCCCCACCACAATGTCTTCTGGGTCAGTGCCTGTTGGGAAGGGAGACACAGAGGAGGGACTCTGAGGAAAGCAGTGAGGCCACATCCTCCGACTGCAGTGAGGCCGCATCCTCCGACTGCAGTGAGGCCGCATCCTCTGCAGAAACTGAGAACTTCTCAGTTTCACCTGACCACACCTGGGCAGGTGCTTCCAAGGAGAAGACTCTGACTGGGTGTCTGGTTGGCCGGTTccaatgaagaagaggaggaggacgagccCAGGCTGTGATCTGTCAGCTTTGAGGAACTCCCTGGTGTTTCTCCTTGGCCTTGGCTGGAATCTTTCATTGGCAGATGGTCCCTGGAGTGGGGTTCAAGAGGGGACCCTGTGTTCACTTGCTGCTGGAGCCGCTGGAACCGCTCTTCCAGATGCTGCTCCAGGTACAACTGCTGCTTGCGGTTCTGTTGCTGCAAATGTTGGAGccgggaaggaagagagagtgtCGCCATCACTCCGCAGTTCCCCAGAACCAGAGCAAACAAGGTTGTCTCCCTCAAGGGTCCTCCTCCAAAGGCCCACCTCACTCACCCAAAGCATGAAGAAGAAGAGCCCACCACCCCAAAACACGGCCACAAGGCCCGCTGCCACTGGCTCCCAGCTGCCAGACTCCGGGTGAACCTTGACCTGCTCCGTTTCCATAGAAAGAGGCCCACGGTAGGGGACGCCCGTGTTGGGGGGCTCCTCCAGGAGCTGAAACAAACACAAGGGAGCATTTATGGGGGAGCACCAATGAAGGACACTTCACCTACTTCTTCTGGTGTCACAAGGGGAAGAGgcttgatggggggggggagttggggtACATTtattggaatctccttttctggaggctttcaaacaaaggttggatggctatctgtcaggagtgttttgaatgtgtcttcctgcctgtcagaaggagtttggactggatagcccttggggttgCTTCTTATTGTATGATCTTACCAAACATTTAATTCCCCTTTGCATTTGTGATTATTACTGTAAGTTTACGTTCATGTGTGATATTATTTATgtgcaataccccccccccccccaaattgtatTCATTTCGCTGTTTTGCTTTGTAGATTCATTACCAAACAAGGATTATGTTGGCAAAGGCCAATTCATGCAGTTTCCAGGGATGGCTTCTCGACACATGAAACCCCATTGAGGCTATGAGCCCCATTCCCATTATGAGATATTCCCACTGGAGATGCTTTCCAAGGACGCTGAAAAGTCTTCTGCCAAGAACTAAAAGGAATTCCACCTTTGGGGATTGGCAATAATATGCATGCAAACTGAGAAGCCATGCATAAAAGCCTATATGGGCAAGGGAGATGGCTGTGGGATGAGCCCAGGCTGGGTCAGATTTGGCTCTCAGGGCCCCTGACTAAACTACCCCACAAACTGGTTCTGGAATAGGATTCACACACTTCGTCAAAAAGGGAGCTGTGAGGTGCGACGGTCCCTGGGTTCTTCCGCAGGGGTTCTGGAAAGGTCCTCAGCATTGTAGTATGGACCACAGGTGGGAGCTCATGGTGCCctgcaaaaggaaggaaagaaggaaggaaggaaggaaggaaggaaggaaggaaggaaggaaggacaaggaggaaggaataataacagaactttatttatagaccaccttctctccccaaggggactctgggtggtttacacacaaaaatggcaaacattcaatgcccaactcAAAtacaagaaggaaggagatgcttGAGGCCTGTATGCTGTCCAGGGTGACTATGATAAAGGAAATCCCAGCTGGAATAGAATGCACTGTGGAACATAGTCCAAGCCAGTATCCTTCTCTGCATATTGGAGGATTCTGGATGTCATAGTcctcaaaaaattgatttgcaatgttcagatggaatggtGAGAAGAGACGAGAATAGCTGAATCTGTACGAACTGCAGTGTGCATATGTTCAATaagctgtcaaaggctttcagggccagaatcactgggatgctgtgaggTTTTTTTAGGCttgtatcaggcccgtagccagggtttcgtttcggggggggggggggagggctgatttttttcggggggttcggggggggggtgagtttcagggggggggctgagtctgagtgaaagagggtctagcctagcaaaccttttgtatcgttaccccaatacccccatgcatatgggatatattgagtatggtgatcagatcatgatatgaataaacataacagtttaaataatgcaccagtaaggccttttcgcgaaccaccatgagaatttcggggggggggggggggactgaagccccctgagcccccccccccccccccggctacatgcctggcttgtatggccatgttccagtagcattctctcctgatgttttgcctgcatctgttgctggcatcttcagaggtgatttgaatgcagttttcctgcttcttggcaaggggttggactggatggtccatgaggtctcttccaactctttgattctatgattctatgattctgttggcAATGAAACAAGTGGagtgtctatctgtctatctgtctatctgtcatctatctatctatctatctatctatctatctatctatctatctgtgtaataatatccagggtgggagaaagaacccttgtctgttaaaacaagtgtgaatgttgcagttagcaagcttgaatagcactgagtagccatgaagctcaAAGTCAATCTGTGAGGGTTTCTGCACAGAGAGGTAGCCTGGGTTAGGTTACTTGCTaatcgcaacattcacacttgttttaaacagacaaggcttctttctcccaccctggacattccacaggtgtgtgtgtaacacacacacacacattcaacttgtttcattgccaacagaacctctcaggatgccagtagctatagatgcaggcaaaacgtcaggagagaatgctactggaatatggccatacagcctgaaaaaatcaCAGCAATCCTGTGTATATGTTGCTGGGTTTGCACATGtacctctctcttttctttggaATATTAACTTTTTGGAGCAAGGCAGCACAAATGGTGAAGAGGCATCAAGAAAGCCCTTGCAAAGGTGACTAAAGTGGCACTAAATTGAGATTATAATTGCTGCAAGGAGATGCCCTAAAATAAGGAGAAAGACACCTCTCCACAAATAGACACCTAGTACTGCAGGGACACATTTTTCCCCCTGTGGAGGGCAATAGAGAGAGGAATGGGGAGGCTTACCGATCAGGAGCCACTGGCTGTGATGAGCAGCGATGATGCTGCCCTTTGGGTACTTGACGCCGGTGCTGGGAGTGATCTCGCGCTCGCCGGACTCTCGCAGCGTCACGTCGCTGGTGGTGGGCCCTTCCAGCCGTGCCAGAGTGACCCCCTGGGGCTGCAGAGAAAGGCACAAGGGGCCCCATCAGCACTTTGGCCGTTGCCCCATCCCCAAGTGACCAATGCCTTTCCCAAGGAGAGAGGGAGCTCACCACCAGAGCCACTCCTTCATGGACCAGAGACTTCAAGGCATAGAAGCCCAGTGGGGATTTGCCCACATAAAGCGTTGGCCTGGAGAAAGAACAGAGCAGAAGAGGAAAGGGTCCCGATTAGTTTTCAATAAACAACTAGACATCCAGGAGAAACATGACGGCACAGCCAGGGTCCCTCCTCATACTCTCCATCAGCTACAGAATGGCATTTCAGGTGGGCTGCTAAAGTACCTTAGGTGAAATTTGGCCTTTGCAAGGGCAGGAAGGGAAAAGCAATTTCTACAAGAATCAAAAGAACCAGAAGAAGGGGAGATAagagccatgtttcaatatttggaaggatgtcccACTGTGAAGGGGggctaagcttgttttctgccactccatagagaccaggacacaatggCGCCACGGATTCagatggcagggaaagagatcccatgtaaacattaggaagaacttcctgacagtcagACTCTTTGAGAGTCGAATACATTATTGCCTTCTTTggtgatttttaagcagaggctggatgaccatctgtcaggagggtttgtgTCTTCTTGTATGAAGAATATGGTTGAACTAGTTGGCTTTTGGGTGTCCCTTCCATGTATAGGAtttagataagtagatagatagatagatagatagataggcaggcaggcaggcaggcaggcaggcagattatatgtttattgattagtcctctaaccatatcaacagtaaaagacaaaagacCAGTATACAAAGACACAATAAACACAAATCCCTATCCTAACACTTCAGTAACAGTTCGCGAAAATTCATTTGAGCACTTAAAATTAGTTTGGTTAAATTCgattaaattaaattacaaaaataaatttGTAGCCATGACAAGAGATTCTGTTTTGTGAGAGAAAGAGATCACTCAGGTGAGCAGTTTTTATGATAAATTTGGCTGTGCAGAGGACTGAGTGTAGATTCTCCCCAGAAAGAAAATAGGACAGTTTGGGATTTGGATCCCGGTTGGTTGTGGGATTTGGAGTGTGATGGGGATCACTTTctcttgagttttttttttttttttagcagaagctagatggctctctgttgggagagattggccggtgtcttcctgcctggcagaatgaggcTGGATTGGATGGGCCTTGGGTtcatttccaactctaggagcTTATgattctttgaaacagaggctggatggccatctgtcaggaaggcttggatggtgccttcctggctggcagaaggaggttatATTGGATGGCTCTTGGGATCCCTATCGACTCTATGAACATATGATTCAGAGgttggagggccatctgttgggagggcttggatggcgCTTTCCtggctggcagaaggaggttagactgggtggcccttggggtccctatTGACTCTAAGATCCAATGATTCAGAGGTTGGCGGGTCATGTGTTGGGAGAGCTTGGAGGGTGCCTTCCTGGCTGGCAGAaatgggctggactggatggcctttggggtctctatTGACTCTCAGAGCCTATGATTCCCTGCTTCAGTCTGCCAAGTACCCAAGCTGCCCCCACCCCTTCCTCTTTTGGAGAGGCCCCTGCATGTACCCACATCAGCTGGGCCTTGGCGCTGGACTCCTTAGCGGAATGGTAGTCCCAGTGGAGGAGGCGGAGGTGCTGGGAGCGCAGGAGGAGGAAGCGCAGGCTCTCGGGGGCCACGTTGAGGAGCGGGGCCCTGCGGAGAATCTCCTGGTGCCAGGCAAAGACCCCCACCACTGGGGACCCCAAGTCCTGCATCCACAGCACCTTGCCCTTGGCCCGGGACACCGCCACCAGCAGACCCTCCCCACTGGAGGCCAGGTGAGCAATTTCTGCAAAgagaagaacagagggagagcAGAGGGTTAGTCCTGGCCCCTGTGAGGAAAGGGGCAGCAGAGTGAGACTACAGCAGCTGACCACATCCTTCACCCTAGTAAATACTGGACATTATCAGTATGCCATCCAAAGCTTGGGAAACGGGGAGATGTTACCAGTCCTAGCAAATATGTAAAGATTTACAGTAGACTTAAAAAATAGCATCCATGGGGTTTGGTAAATGTTGGGTAAATGTCGTTGCTGGTTACGTGAAAGTGGCAATTAAATCTAGGTCTGACTAATACTATGCTCCATAAGCTCTGTCTCAACTTAATTATTTATATTGAAATACATTCATTAACAACAAATGAAGACAAATATAAACTGAATGTGACCCTGTTTTTGGGcccccaggtggcacagtgggttaaaccactgagctgctgaacttgctgaccaaaagattggcggtttgaatccagggagcggggtgagctcccgctgttaggcccagcttctgccaacctagcagttcaaaaacatgcaagtgtaagtagatcaataggtaccacttctgtgggaagttaacggcgctccatgcagtcatgccagccacatgacctaggaggtgtctatggacaacgccggtacTTCGGCTtaaaaaaggagatgagcaccaaccccccagctTCGGACACGATGAGACTttgtgtcaggggaaatctttacctttactaacccTGTTTTACTGTtacaaaaacagctttgtgaatgcCTTATGCAAtaagtattatttcttcaatcTATTTAGCtgattgcttgagagttccagttaactgagagtctactgtatttctAGAGAAAAAAAGATCAATGAATAGCAAAGAGCTTTGTGGCAAGTCCCAGAAGGAGTCCCCACCTCTCCCCACTGTATTCCCCCTTCGCTCACCATCCTCCTCGCTCTGGTCTGGGAGAGGTGCTGCGGCCGAATAGTCCAGGAAAGTGGCATTCCAGCGCAGTTCGCGAGACTTGGTATCGTACATAGTGATGACATACTCTGGGGTAGAAGAGAAGGGAGTTTTGGGGGAGAGGTCAGGGGGCACACTATTTGGCAACGCAACGGGCTGGTGCTTGGAGCCCAAGCAgatgttggatggccatcttttgggcgGGTTTGGATTGTATCTACCTGCCTGGCCAAAAGGGGCTGGACCAAATGCCCTTGAGATATCTTCCTattgtaggattctatgattccatcattggaaggtttttaaacagaggctggatgaccattagtcgggagggctttgatagtgtcttcctttatggcggAATTGTGAtggattggatagcctttggaatcccttccaactctaggattctaacattttatcttgtacatttgGTCCgccttttctgttttattttattatgttattttgcactgtttattttattttgttactttatgtcttttgcttttgatgtaatttttctgttgttttgtgtctaactttgctgtattaattttggacttggcctcatgttagccgccctgagtcccctttggggagatggtggggtataaataaagattattattattattattattattattattattatttctataaaacagaggttggatggccatgtcaagagggcttggatggtgtcttcctttatggcagaatagAGATGGAATGGATAGTCtttgggtcctttccaactctaggattctacaattctataaaacagaggttggatggctatctgtcgggagggcttggatggtgttttcctatatggcagaacagtgatggatggcccttggggccccttccaactttagggttCAATGACACTATTCCACACCAAAAGGGAGGCGGAGGGCATGCAGCAATGGCATTTCCCCAGGTGCCAAAAACTCTACTCAACATAGAGGCCCCTTGTTCAGAGGCAGTCTGTCCTGAATATCTGGCTTCCCTTTTGCACCCCCTGTTTCCCCAGAGCAAAGGCAG encodes:
- the LOC132781544 gene encoding serine/threonine-protein kinase/endoribonuclease IRE2, which encodes MGSCKKPWDIQGVLYLSPTTVLLLLLLLFLQSLAGSPTVVAPDSLVFISTLDGSLHAVSKTTGDIAWTLKDDPALQAPIDVGAQPAFLPDPNDGSLYVVGGKNKEGLMKLPFTIPELVQSSPCRSSDGIIYTGKKEDVWFVVDPASGQKQTMLSTEAWGEGLCPGAPLLYIGRSQYVITMYDTKSRELRWNATFLDYSAAAPLPDQSEEDEIAHLASSGEGLLVAVSRAKGKVLWMQDLGSPVVGVFAWHQEILRRAPLLNVAPESLRFLLLRSQHLRLLHWDYHSAKESSAKAQLMPTLYVGKSPLGFYALKSLVHEGVALVPQGVTLARLEGPTTSDVTLRESGEREITPSTGVKYPKGSIIAAHHSQWLLIGHHELPPVVHTTMLRTFPEPLRKNPGTVAPHSSLFDELLEEPPNTGVPYRGPLSMETEQVKVHPESGSWEPVAAGLVAVFWGGGLFFFMLWQQNRKQQLYLEQHLEERFQRLQQQVNTGSPLEPHSRDHLPMKDSSQGQGETPGSSSKLTDHSLGSSSSSSSLEPANQTPSQSLLLGSTCPGTDPEDIVVGKISFSPKEVLGRGAGGTFVFRGRFEGRPVAVKRLLPSCVSLVDREVQLLRESDEHPNVVRYFCTEADQQFRYIAIELCSATLQEYVETPDFPRRGLDLKTVLYQTMSGLAHLHSLSIVHRDLKPCNILVSSPDAHGRIRAVISDFGLCKKLQGGRQSFSLRSGVPGTEGWIAPELLREDPTENPTCAVDLFSAGCVFYYVVSGGRHPFGQSFRRQANILSGTYSLEQLQQESHDNIVGRDLIEAMIDSDPHLRPSAAQVLLHPFFWNLEKQLQFFQDVSDRIEKEPAEGPIVSALEDGGHEVVRGDWRSHISLPLQTDLRKFRTYKGHSVRDLLRAMRNKKHHYHELPTEVQEALGHVPQGFVHYFTSRFPRLLLHTHRALHSCSGEEPLRRYYGQEPH